The Apis cerana isolate GH-2021 linkage group LG10, AcerK_1.0, whole genome shotgun sequence DNA window gtaaCGATTGTCATTCTCTGCAGAATTACATGGATATTAATAGAGGTactaattcttattctatacGATCAATATCATCACCACAGTTAACAATTAAACCCCTTACACGATCTAAAGTTTATAGGAAAACAtctttaaaatcaatgaatttatcaaattctatgTTAGatcataatatatctaatcatcgtaaaagtaattttttgaattcggaaaatcgtataattaatatttctaattgttCTATAGCTTCCACAGATAAAAAAGtacatttttcttgtatttcgGAATTGactcaagaaaataattcgactGATACAAAAAATAAGTGGAATATGGGAGAAGTACATATTACTTGTAATCCACTTTCAACACCATATCCATATTCCACACCccatcataatattataagtgaAACTGTAACAGAATCGCTAGATGATGAACCAAAAAGTCGAAGTTGCGGAaattttttgccaattttatcattgattCCACAAACAGTAATCAGCTTTCAATATTTAAGcccaaaaatgaaattttcatggtGGAGAAACAAAATCTCGTGAAGGTACGCTTAAGTAGACCATTTAGCGCAATTGTTGCTAGTGGTCTTATAGCACAATTAAATGCTATTTGGTCAAGCTCTATGAAAACCTCTTACCTCGTAGTTAGTTTCCAATCTTCATCAATTAGAGGTATCCTATCATCGCTATACTTAAATGTCAGCCTATacctctttattattataaataaaatcatactgAAAGAATGCAtgcaaatagattttaaaagcATAAATAGTTCTTTCATTCTATGGAAACGTTTTGCACAATGTACAACTTTGAATTCTTTCAAAACAATATTGTACATTACGTTTCTATTGGATCCTCTAGTCCATGAAGTTTTTcctacatttattaatttataggtAGAATAAAACATAAAGTATCCTTGTTCCATGTGAAAAATTCTCTTATAAAGTCTagttaatcaatatttcttgtaagaattcattttagaaaaatcaaaatagatcatattacaatattacagGATATAGTTTCAAATGAGATATATTAGTAATATCGgaattctcttaaatttatttttattataaatcattttttcagataaaaggatatctattttaaaaaaattctttataaaaattattttctaattaaaaaataattatctatttaaatatattttttctatttatatttataaatataaatatgaaataacttttttcttaattcgatgtattatttctaaaaaaatttattgattcatataaatatctataaaagatttattaaactttttaatgtcGTAATTCATCAGagtatgattaaaatattccacatGTGAATAACTACTATatgtgatattattaaaaatatgaaaaataatacaccAGTTGGTGTTGTACAATGTTGGAAATTTAGATTAGATCTTTGTAAACCTGATATAGATTTCCttactaaattaataatcattctaTGAAATGGAAAGAGCATTGAACTAGTTAAATTactatgattaattaaatcattcctATATGCGTGTGTGTAAAATATGTGTGAGCGATGTATGCATATAtgacaaatatttcttctaaaatttttatttttctgtgagaaatatttatatcaacaaAGAAGCAACCATATTTCTAAaaagttgattaaaatttaacttttgttaaatttaattttttgaatattcaagtttttataaaaaaaatttatattttgttattttttcctctgcttgattttcaatatttcctgTATAAAATCAGttgtaaaagttattttcaattatactatttattttatttgtcaacAAATAAATAGGTTTTATAAGTATCTATAttctgttaaattttattttataatatttccaaaaaatattttaaaaataataataatgcataattttatagttactCAAATacagtaaattataaaaatatttcagttttcaaagaaagagagagagagagagagacaataagaattatttaaaaagtattatctaaaaattttgtttcacatACTTATaagatgttttaattttataaatgtactaatagtaataacttaatattctttaaaaacaaatataataatctttaatcatgaatgagaatataaaatttatattatatttattttttattttatgaatgttatacacatgtatgtgtatatctatatatttcatttaaattacatataatttgtaaa harbors:
- the LOC133665593 gene encoding uncharacterized protein LOC133665593 isoform X1 yields the protein MDASFGPNESGTNEALINNSSFSQTSFSFFNSINEKNKFNQSIKHILKPTNIYKKHNLVSTQYIKHNNETNLNECTATQNSIITRGKNVTTPTIPLITSTPQSINPDVSIEDKYLNRKSNDCHSLQNYMDINRGTNSYSIRSISSPQLTIKPLTRSKVYRKTSLKSMNLSNSMLDHNISNHRKSNFLNSENRIINISNCSIASTDKKVHFSCISELTQENNSTDTKNKWNMGEVHITCNPLSTPYPYSTPHHNIISETVTESLDDEPKSRSCGNFLPILSLIPQTVISFQYLSPKMKFSWWRNKIS
- the LOC133665593 gene encoding uncharacterized protein LOC133665593 isoform X2, whose product is MDASFGPNESGTNEALINNSSFSQTSFSFFNSINEKNKFNQSIKHILKPTNIYKKHNLVSTQYIKHNNETNLNECTATQNSIITRGKNVTTPTIPLITSTPQSINPDVSIEDKYLNRKSNDCHSLQNYMDINRASTDKKVHFSCISELTQENNSTDTKNKWNMGEVHITCNPLSTPYPYSTPHHNIISETVTESLDDEPKSRSCGNFLPILSLIPQTVISFQYLSPKMKFSWWRNKIS